GAAATTGATCTCCACCCTCTCGCAAAGCCACATGTTCACTGAAATGGCTTTTGCCTTAAAAGAAGGCATATTGAACTTTGTTTGATGTGAATCCTGTTGACTTATCTCCTGGTCCTTAACATGGCGAAGGTCGCTCCGAGATATTTGAGCCGGGGTTTTCaacgagagtataaagtTTAAGCTGCCCTGTATGATTTGATGTGGCTCGAGATTTTGCGCTTGACTTGCTGTTATGTACAAGAACGACTTTTGTGAGTTATCAAGGACGATGTCGGATGACAGCGTGGCTTATAGTTCGCAGGCGGAAGCCTCGCAAGGGGCACCCAAGGCAAAGCATCTTCGTCTCCCCAATGGAGTGTACGCTCCCACTCTCGCCTTCTTTAGTCATTCCGAGGACATCGACACAGTAACTCTCGAGCATCATGTCACCAGACTGATCAAAGCAGGGGTAGCAGGCATCGTTATTCACGGTTCTATCGGCGAAGCAGTGCACCTGACGAGGGAGGAACGCAGCACCATGATCAGGTGCGCAGCCGATACTATCTACAGAGAGTATTGCGACAGACTCAAGAATACTCGCGCTCCATTGATCGCCGCGTGCGGTGCTCAGTCGACGCGTAGAACACTTCAACTCTATCGAGACGCAGCCCAGAGCGGCGCGTCTCAAGCATTAATCACAGTTTCAAGCTACTACGCATCTGTCGTCAACAATGAAATGATCATACAGCACTTCTACGAAGTCGCGGACAAATCCTTCATCCCATTAATCATCGACAACTTCCCGGCGGCAGCCTCGGGACTAGAACTCGCCTTGGACGACATTCTCCGTATCGCGAAGCACCCCAACTCCATCCGCCAGTGTCATGTACTCGGGGCGAACGGAACGATCGCGGGCCTCGCCAACTTCGCAACATATGCGTGCGTGCGTGTCAGGGGGCTCTCTGATCGAGGTGAGTTCCTTGAGGCGCAGCATCTACAGTCTGTCAATGCGAGAGGGAACTCAGTCGTCACTGGCCTAGGGCTCGTGGGTATTAAGGCGGTGGTCACTTTTTGGAATGACTACGGAGGCGCGCCGCGGAAGCCCTGCTACCTGCCGCCGCTTGTTGAGGTCATCAAAGTTTCAGAGGAGCTGAGTGAGCTGTTCCGAGCAGAGTACGAAGCGAAAGCGCCGGCTACGAGATGTTGATAATTGATGTGGCTCCAGACTGCTCTTGTTAAGTGCATGATGTTGGATACGTTGTTCGTCACCTAAGGTTCAACATCGCTTCATATATGAGAATCACTCATTGACCGCCGCGTCGAGTCAAAAACGTTTACACAGCCGGTCCCCGCCCGGTCATCACAACAGACGCGTCCGAGACCAAGACGAGGCACCGACAATCGAGCCGATGAGGGAGGCCGCAGTGACGGCGAGGAAAATGGGCTTCCGGCCGGAACAGCGAGACTTGTCCAGTGGCGGCGTCGCAGCTGCAAGGGCCGTGTCAGATTGAGCGCCGGGCGCGAAAGACGGATGACGCGGCATCTGGAAGTGGAACTCCATAGCTGCGGATTGCGGCCGGGAAAGAAGTCCACTACCGATTCAAGCATACTCAACTTAAGACGGCCTAAAATTTGCAGGGATGGTGAGTATGGCAATCAAGATTCATGAAGACAGTTCTTTGGATGCTCTGCGCAGAACAGCGGCAGTCAAAGAACATCCATCTAATTCATGACGGTGCGAGTCATCACCGAGTTGAGTGCTGGAGTGCGACCAGCGAAACACTCATAACACAGATATACCATGTAGTGTTGTAAGTTGTGGATAAGCGTCAGGAGTTGACTTGCCGATTATGAAGGACGACTTCTCCTTCGGATTGTCTACGTCTCATCTCACGCCACTCAGGAGGTCTCTATCTTGACGGCTGGCGTTTGAGTCACAGACTTCCACTGTGTGCATGTCCGAGTCTCTTCCTTTGATTTCATACAGAAATAAGAAAGACTCGTCAATCTGATATAGTATTGAGCACCATTCTCTTTGATATTAGAAGAAAACCTCTTGAGTACTCTGTGGATCGTGTTAGGTAGGTGGCCTATCTCGTAGAACTTATGAAAGTGATGAAGGCGGCTTCTCGCATGAGTCTCATCGGCCCTTCCACGCATCTCATTTGGGACTACAAATGGATAGCTCCAGTCAATCTAGAGGCCGTCATCTGGCCAACCGCCCGGCCTGATGCCGAACGGCGGCTACTGACGACATCCTGCTGCATCCCAAAAGCCAAAAGATCCACCGTCCGACCGCCGGACACCAAAAATGAAGAGAGAATCGAACTCAGGAGAGCTTCTGTGTGTACGGAGTATGATTATGTCATCACCTCTCGGCCGATAGAATCGGCCAGTAACCGAATCAAGCAGATGGAGGTCTTGGCCCATCTCGAGAGGCACAGCGGGAATGTGGAGGGGCCTCAGCTCCTGTTTCTCCATCTTTCATCCCAATGATCccataaatttaaaaagtgCATTTCATCTCCCACATTCTCCGTCGCATAAACAGCTGCAGCCATGTTCTTCGCTTGTATATCCGCGCCCGTCCCCTTTTCCCCTTCCTTGCTTCCTCTCCTCCTCACCTGTAGGTAAAATTCAAACGGCCCAATCCAACGGGCTCAGTTCTGTTCAGGAGGAGTCTGGCTAGGAGGAGGGGCCGAGGGGGGCCCTGGAGCCTGTGCCTGGTCTGGCCCAGGTACCCGCTGATGGGACAGGGTTTAGCGCCCTTGACCCTGCTTCGGATCCACGATGTGGGCACGGGGGTGAGTTTCAATGTGTTCAGTTGATGATCGGACGAAGAAGGCGAGAAGAAGAAACCAGGACCGATGAGCGCCCTGCCTGGCAATACCTGGCCTGGCCTGGCCGCGGGCAGCCGGTCTGCACACCGACAATCAGCCAAGCCGGGTACGAATAGCGAACCAGAAGAGTGAACAGAACCACTTTGGAGGATTGGGAATGCGTTGGCGTTTTCGAATGACGCGTGCCATTGAATGGCCCACGACCTGGGAGCCAAGTCGGGTGCGACGGAGTCCACATGGGCAAAAGTTCATGGTCTGAAGTTGATGAAAAGATGCGCTGAGCGTTGAGGCTATGAGACACGGCTGCACACCGAGTGATGCCATCAGCGCGATCGGGCTGGACAGCTGAAGTTGCACTAGAGAAGGATCTCATTCTATGTGAGATGCATCCAGATTGAACGGCAGTGCATTGCTGTCACCGTTCACCAGTCGGTAGCTAATTCCGGGCGACGATTACTGATACGGTCAAGTTTCGACTACTCGCCCTTGCTTGCATGTGAACTTGAAAGGGTCAGGCTCGACCAGCTCCAGTTCACATCAATAGATTGGCAACAGTCGAGATTGTCTTCACGGAGGGAGCCTCTCGAAACAGGCCAGCTACCCGCACCGCAACTCAAAAATTTTCCCAAGAAGGAGACGAAGAAAACGTGGAGAGCGACAAACACGATCTGTCATGCCCCTTTAAAGACAGGCAGCTTCCAGACAAGCGCATCGACCTTTTATTTCTCGCTTGCAGGGACGTTCCAGGTCGTAATGATCCTCATATGATCTCCCGTTGAGGCCATCGAAGATGCGAGAGGCCGAGGAACCGAAGATGGGACGAGGAGAGG
The Colletotrichum lupini chromosome 6, complete sequence DNA segment above includes these coding regions:
- a CDS encoding dihydrodipicolinate synthase; this encodes MSDDSVAYSSQAEASQGAPKAKHLRLPNGVYAPTLAFFSHSEDIDTVTLEHHVTRLIKAGVAGIVIHGSIGEAVHLTREERSTMIRCAADTIYREYCDRLKNTRAPLIAACGAQSTRRTLQLYRDAAQSGASQALITVSSYYASVVNNEMIIQHFYEVADKSFIPLIIDNFPAAASGLELALDDILRIAKHPNSIRQCHVLGANGTIAGLANFATYACVRVRGLSDRGEFLEAQHLQSVNARGNSVVTGLGLVGIKAVVTFWNDYGGAPRKPCYLPPLVEVIKVSEELSELFRAEYEAKAPATRC